The following proteins are co-located in the Oncorhynchus gorbuscha isolate QuinsamMale2020 ecotype Even-year linkage group LG22, OgorEven_v1.0, whole genome shotgun sequence genome:
- the si:ch211-267e7.3 gene encoding ADAMTS-like protein 2 isoform X1 encodes MYCFWSARFGIILIHSAVFLFGTFERASTSNIKDSSDGREEVQRQSRHSQRYQIRGQQPDEVAQWWGEWSSWSTCSRTCGGGVRSQERHCLQQRLTATQNINSSFCVGSPKQYQLCPFQPCVSTSVSFKQQQCSQFNAKAFGRRHYEWVPLYPDDYISISNKPCDLQCTSTTGERQLLVPAHDGTYCRDGIYQGVCIEGQCQTVGCDGKLYSSKTVDTCGVCGGNGSSCYRVSGSHRKGSTQLGYVFITNIPVGATDIQIIERRKTENILALSDEAGHFFFNGNTIIDNPRNFRVAGTVFKYRRPANLLSDGFEYIIAQGPTDQGLNVMYYNLNGKMPHITYEYTVPRTPEARTTTPVASPPEEVQIRALSVVEPAVPEPWPPVAQETMANATATELSFNDNEIEASEDYGKLGNHSGVRVLDNPPEVDHDLDHDHEGLVWELQAPLNLSQPPAMLVFKPASEIHHNNLENKLGDQGHPAPANYRTDSNLIDGDSPGPNGTHRPSKPLHRSLFLDLVSEPGGLRQPCQDGSNLCPLLELNTSSSLDNSLAQLEIYPGSLNLHEATAEDNAPYGLLFEPEPNGTESSNLVNLHQVEPVQAPDTESSNEFEVGLLDRDISLADMYRWKVSAYAPCSSTCTTGISTSYALCVRYDGSEVDETYCDAVTRPEPTHEFCTGKECPPRWETSRWSECSRTCGEGYQFRTVRCWKMMAPGFDSSVYDELCVAAELQKPMARKACKSKGCGPQWEVSDWSECSARCGGRGLRSREVRCSMETRLCNESSRPLSEKECEGPPCDRKWTVSDWGPCSGACGEGRMTRYVACKNSNGNVISDGQCDLDLKPLAVYPCGDKNCPAHWVEQEWEQCNTTCGRGVKTRQVVCSGLEDGVFKEFHGQTCDSALKPEESSACFERPCSKWFTTSWSQCSKTCGSGVHVREVKCYQGVELGHSCDSALKPEAGQTCEVQACPTEAPVEEVCQDKATANCALVLKVKLCTHWYYRKACCQSCKGKAP; translated from the exons ATGTACTGTTTTTGGAGCGCACGATTCGGTATTATTCTTATTCACAGCGCTGTCTTCCTATTCGGAACTTTTGAGAGAGCATCCACCAGCAACATTAAG GACAGTAGTGACGGGAGGGAGGAGGTCCAGCGGCAGAGCCGGCACAGCCAGAGGTACCAGATCCGGGGACAGCAGCCCGACGAGGTGGCCCAGTGGTGGGGAGAGTGGAGCAGCTGGTCCACCTGCTCCAGGACCTGTGGAGGAGGGGTGCGCTCTCAGGAACGACActgtctgcagcagag ACTCACTGccacacagaacatcaacagCTCCTTCTGTGTCGGATCTCCGAAGCAGTATCAGCTATGTCCATTTCAG CCCTGTGTCAGTACCAGTGTTAGCTTCAAGCAGCAGCAGTGCTCCCAGTTCAACGCCAAAGCCTTCGGCAGGAGACACTACGAGTGGGTGCCCCTCTATCCAG ATGACTACATCAGTATCTCCAACAAGCCGTGTGACCTACAGTGCACCAGCACCACAGGGGAGAGGCAGCTGCTGGTCCCGGCCCACGACGGAACCTACTGCCGGGACGGCATCTACCAGGGCGTCTGCATCGAGGGCCAGTGTCAG ACGGTGGGTTGTGACGGGAAGCTTTACTCCAGTAAAACGGTAGATACGTGCGGTGTGTGTGGCGGGAATGGCAGCTCCTGCTACAGAGTGTCTGGATCTCACCGGAAAGGGAGCACACAGTTAG GTTATGTGTTTATCACCAACATTCCTGTTGGTGCCACCGACATCCAGATCATTGAGAGACGGAAAACCGAAAATATACTGG CCCTATCCGATGAAGCAGGACACTTCTTTTTCAATGGGAACACAATTATCGACAATCCCCGTAACTTCCGTGTTGCTGGCACAGTCTTCAAGTACAGGAGACCCGCTAACCTCTTATCAGATGGATTTGAGTACATCATCGCCCAAGGACCCACTGACCAGGGGCTAAACGTCATG TACTACAACCTGAACGGAAAGATGCCCCACATCACATACGAGTACACCGTACCTCGCACCCCAGAAGCCCGCACAACAACCCCAGTAGCCTCGCCTCCAGAGGAGGTCCAGATACGAGCACTGTCCGTTGTCGAACCAGCGGTCCCAGAACCATGGCCCCCGGTGGCCCAAGAAACAATGGCCAACGCCACTGCCACTGAACTCTCCTTCAATGACAATGAGATTGAGGCCAGCGAGGACTATGGGAAGCTGGGAAACCACAGTGGTGTTCGGGTCCTGGACAACCCCCCGGAGGTCGACCATGACCTGGATCATGACCATGAAGGTCTTGTGTGGGAACTACAGGCTCCTCTCAACCTCAGTCAACCACCAGCCATGCTGGTGTTCAAACCGGCCAGTGAGATCCACCACAACAACCTGGAGAATAAGCTGGGAGACCAGGGACATCCTGCACCTGCTAACTACA GGACAGACTCAAACTTGATCGATGGCGACTCTCCTGGTCCCAACGGCACCCACCGACCATCCAAGCCTCTCCACAGGAGCCTGTTCCTGGACCTGGTCTCTGAGCCAGGAGGCCTCAGACAACCCTGCCAAGATGGCTCCAACCTCTGCCCTCTCCTGGAACTCAACACCAGCTCCTCCCTGGACAACAGCCTGGCCCAGCTGGAGATCTACCCAGGCAGCCTCAACCTCCACGAGGCCACAGCTGAGGACAACGCCCCCTATGGACTCCTTTTCGAACCAGAGCCCAACGGGACAGAGAGTTCCAACCTCGTCAACCTCCACCAGGTAGAGCCGGTACAGGCCCCCGACACAGAGAG CAGCAATGAGTTTGAGGTGGGATTGCTTGACCGTGACATCAGCCTTGCTGACATGTACAGATGGAAGGTATCTGCGTATGCACCCTGCAGTTCAACATGTACCACAG GTATCAGTACGTCCTACGCCCTGTGTGTCCGGTATGACGGCTCTGAGGTGGACGAGACTTACTGTGACGCTGTGACCAGACCTGAACCCACACACGAGTTCTGCACCGGGAAGGAGTGTCCACCAAG GTGGGAGACCAGTCGGTGGAGTGAGTGTTCGAGGACGTGCGGCGAGGGTTACCAGTTCCGTACGGTGCGCTGCTGGAAGATGATGGCGCCAGGCTTCGACAGCTCTGTGTATGACGAGCTGTGTGTGGCTGCAGAGCTGCAGAAACCAATGGCACGCAAGGCCTGCAAGAGCAAAGGCTGTGGCCCACAGTGGGAAGTCTCTGACTGGTCTGAG TGTTCCGCTCGTTGTGGGGGACGTGGTTTGAGGAGTCGGGAGGTGCGCTGCTCCATGGAGACGCGCCTGTGTAACGAATCCTCGCGGCCACTCAGTGAGAAGGAGTGCGAGGGACCGCCCTGTGACCGCAAGTGGACCGTTTCGGACTGGGGCCCT TGTTCAGGGGCCTGTGGCGAGGGCAGGATGACGCGCTACGTGGCGTGCAAGAACAGCAACGGCAACGTGATCTCTGACGGCCAGTGCGACCTGGACCTCAAGCCCCTGGCCGTGTACCCCTGTGGGGACAAGAACTGCCCGGCGCACTGGGTAGAGCAGGAGTGGGAACAG TGTAACACCACCTGTGGGCGGGGGGTGAAAACGCGGCAGGTGGTGTGTTCCGGCCTGGAGGACGGCGTGTTCAAGGAGTTCCACGGGCAGACGTGTGACTCCGCCCTCAAACCCGAGGAGAGCTCCGCCTGCTTCGAGAGGCCCTGCTCCAAGTGGTTCACCACTTCCTGGTCTCAG TGCAGTAAGACATGTGGCAGCGGGGTGCACGTTCGGGAGGTGAAGTGCTACCAGGGGGTGGAGCTAGGCCACAGCTGTGATTCTGCCCTCAAACCTGAGGCCGGGCAGACGTGTGAGGTGCAGGCCTGTCCCACAGAGGCCCCAG TTGAAGAGGTGTGTCAGGACAAGGCTACGGCCAACTGTGCCCTGGTGCTGAAGGTGAAGCTGTGTACACACTGGTACTACAGGAAGGCCTGCTGCCAGTCCTGTAAGGGCAAGGCCCCGTAA
- the si:ch211-267e7.3 gene encoding ADAMTS-like protein 2 isoform X3 yields MYCFWSARFGIILIHSAVFLFGTFERASTSNIKDSSDGREEVQRQSRHSQRYQIRGQQPDEVAQWWGEWSSWSTCSRTCGGGVRSQERHCLQQRLTATQNINSSFCVGSPKQYQLCPFQPCVSTSVSFKQQQCSQFNAKAFGRRHYEWVPLYPDDYISISNKPCDLQCTSTTGERQLLVPAHDGTYCRDGIYQGVCIEGQCQTVGCDGKLYSSKTVDTCGVCGGNGSSCYRVSGSHRKGSTQLGYVFITNIPVGATDIQIIERRKTENILALSDEAGHFFFNGNTIIDNPRNFRVAGTVFKYRRPANLLSDGFEYIIAQGPTDQGLNVMYYNLNGKMPHITYEYTVPRTPEARTTTPVASPPEEVQIRALSVVEPAVPEPWPPVAQETMANATATELSFNDNEIEASEDYGKLGNHSGVRVLDNPPEVDHDLDHDHEGLVWELQAPLNLSQPPAMLVFKPASEIHHNNLENKLGDQGHPAPANYRTDSNLIDGDSPGPNGTHRPSKPLHRSLFLDLVSEPGGLRQPCQDGSNLCPLLELNTSSSLDNSLAQLEIYPGSLNLHEATAEDNAPYGLLFEPEPNGTESSNLVNLHQVEPVQAPDTESSNEFEVGLLDRDISLADMYRWKVSAYAPCSSTCTTGISTSYALCVRYDGSEVDETYCDAVTRPEPTHEFCTGKECPPRWETSRWSECSRTCGEGYQFRTVRCWKMMAPGFDSSVYDELCVAAELQKPMARKACKSKGCGPQWEVSDWSECSARCGGRGLRSREVRCSMETRLCNESSRPLSEKECEGPPCDRKWTVSDWGPGPVARAG; encoded by the exons ATGTACTGTTTTTGGAGCGCACGATTCGGTATTATTCTTATTCACAGCGCTGTCTTCCTATTCGGAACTTTTGAGAGAGCATCCACCAGCAACATTAAG GACAGTAGTGACGGGAGGGAGGAGGTCCAGCGGCAGAGCCGGCACAGCCAGAGGTACCAGATCCGGGGACAGCAGCCCGACGAGGTGGCCCAGTGGTGGGGAGAGTGGAGCAGCTGGTCCACCTGCTCCAGGACCTGTGGAGGAGGGGTGCGCTCTCAGGAACGACActgtctgcagcagag ACTCACTGccacacagaacatcaacagCTCCTTCTGTGTCGGATCTCCGAAGCAGTATCAGCTATGTCCATTTCAG CCCTGTGTCAGTACCAGTGTTAGCTTCAAGCAGCAGCAGTGCTCCCAGTTCAACGCCAAAGCCTTCGGCAGGAGACACTACGAGTGGGTGCCCCTCTATCCAG ATGACTACATCAGTATCTCCAACAAGCCGTGTGACCTACAGTGCACCAGCACCACAGGGGAGAGGCAGCTGCTGGTCCCGGCCCACGACGGAACCTACTGCCGGGACGGCATCTACCAGGGCGTCTGCATCGAGGGCCAGTGTCAG ACGGTGGGTTGTGACGGGAAGCTTTACTCCAGTAAAACGGTAGATACGTGCGGTGTGTGTGGCGGGAATGGCAGCTCCTGCTACAGAGTGTCTGGATCTCACCGGAAAGGGAGCACACAGTTAG GTTATGTGTTTATCACCAACATTCCTGTTGGTGCCACCGACATCCAGATCATTGAGAGACGGAAAACCGAAAATATACTGG CCCTATCCGATGAAGCAGGACACTTCTTTTTCAATGGGAACACAATTATCGACAATCCCCGTAACTTCCGTGTTGCTGGCACAGTCTTCAAGTACAGGAGACCCGCTAACCTCTTATCAGATGGATTTGAGTACATCATCGCCCAAGGACCCACTGACCAGGGGCTAAACGTCATG TACTACAACCTGAACGGAAAGATGCCCCACATCACATACGAGTACACCGTACCTCGCACCCCAGAAGCCCGCACAACAACCCCAGTAGCCTCGCCTCCAGAGGAGGTCCAGATACGAGCACTGTCCGTTGTCGAACCAGCGGTCCCAGAACCATGGCCCCCGGTGGCCCAAGAAACAATGGCCAACGCCACTGCCACTGAACTCTCCTTCAATGACAATGAGATTGAGGCCAGCGAGGACTATGGGAAGCTGGGAAACCACAGTGGTGTTCGGGTCCTGGACAACCCCCCGGAGGTCGACCATGACCTGGATCATGACCATGAAGGTCTTGTGTGGGAACTACAGGCTCCTCTCAACCTCAGTCAACCACCAGCCATGCTGGTGTTCAAACCGGCCAGTGAGATCCACCACAACAACCTGGAGAATAAGCTGGGAGACCAGGGACATCCTGCACCTGCTAACTACA GGACAGACTCAAACTTGATCGATGGCGACTCTCCTGGTCCCAACGGCACCCACCGACCATCCAAGCCTCTCCACAGGAGCCTGTTCCTGGACCTGGTCTCTGAGCCAGGAGGCCTCAGACAACCCTGCCAAGATGGCTCCAACCTCTGCCCTCTCCTGGAACTCAACACCAGCTCCTCCCTGGACAACAGCCTGGCCCAGCTGGAGATCTACCCAGGCAGCCTCAACCTCCACGAGGCCACAGCTGAGGACAACGCCCCCTATGGACTCCTTTTCGAACCAGAGCCCAACGGGACAGAGAGTTCCAACCTCGTCAACCTCCACCAGGTAGAGCCGGTACAGGCCCCCGACACAGAGAG CAGCAATGAGTTTGAGGTGGGATTGCTTGACCGTGACATCAGCCTTGCTGACATGTACAGATGGAAGGTATCTGCGTATGCACCCTGCAGTTCAACATGTACCACAG GTATCAGTACGTCCTACGCCCTGTGTGTCCGGTATGACGGCTCTGAGGTGGACGAGACTTACTGTGACGCTGTGACCAGACCTGAACCCACACACGAGTTCTGCACCGGGAAGGAGTGTCCACCAAG GTGGGAGACCAGTCGGTGGAGTGAGTGTTCGAGGACGTGCGGCGAGGGTTACCAGTTCCGTACGGTGCGCTGCTGGAAGATGATGGCGCCAGGCTTCGACAGCTCTGTGTATGACGAGCTGTGTGTGGCTGCAGAGCTGCAGAAACCAATGGCACGCAAGGCCTGCAAGAGCAAAGGCTGTGGCCCACAGTGGGAAGTCTCTGACTGGTCTGAG TGTTCCGCTCGTTGTGGGGGACGTGGTTTGAGGAGTCGGGAGGTGCGCTGCTCCATGGAGACGCGCCTGTGTAACGAATCCTCGCGGCCACTCAGTGAGAAGGAGTGCGAGGGACCGCCCTGTGACCGCAAGTGGACCGTTTCGGACTGGGGCCCT GGGCCTGTGGCGAGGGCAGGATGA
- the si:ch211-267e7.3 gene encoding ADAMTS-like protein 2 isoform X2 translates to MYCFWSARFGIILIHSAVFLFGTFERASTSNIKDSSDGREEVQRQSRHSQRYQIRGQQPDEVAQWWGEWSSWSTCSRTCGGGVRSQERHCLQQRLTATQNINSSFCVGSPKQYQLCPFQPCVSTSVSFKQQQCSQFNAKAFGRRHYEWVPLYPDDYISISNKPCDLQCTSTTGERQLLVPAHDGTYCRDGIYQGVCIEGQCQTVGCDGKLYSSKTVDTCGVCGGNGSSCYRVSGSHRKGSTQLGYVFITNIPVGATDIQIIERRKTENILALSDEAGHFFFNGNTIIDNPRNFRVAGTVFKYRRPANLLSDGFEYIIAQGPTDQGLNVMYYNLNGKMPHITYEYTVPRTPEARTTTPVASPPEEVQIRALSVVEPAVPEPWPPVAQETMANATATELSFNDNEIEASEDYGKLGNHSGVRVLDNPPEVDHDLDHDHEGLVWELQAPLNLSQPPAMLVFKPASEIHHNNLENKLGDQGHPAPANYRTDSNLIDGDSPGPNGTHRPSKPLHRSLFLDLVSEPGGLRQPCQDGSNLCPLLELNTSSSLDNSLAQLEIYPGSLNLHEATAEDNAPYGLLFEPEPNGTESSNLVNLHQVEPVQAPDTESNEFEVGLLDRDISLADMYRWKVSAYAPCSSTCTTGISTSYALCVRYDGSEVDETYCDAVTRPEPTHEFCTGKECPPRWETSRWSECSRTCGEGYQFRTVRCWKMMAPGFDSSVYDELCVAAELQKPMARKACKSKGCGPQWEVSDWSECSARCGGRGLRSREVRCSMETRLCNESSRPLSEKECEGPPCDRKWTVSDWGPCSGACGEGRMTRYVACKNSNGNVISDGQCDLDLKPLAVYPCGDKNCPAHWVEQEWEQCNTTCGRGVKTRQVVCSGLEDGVFKEFHGQTCDSALKPEESSACFERPCSKWFTTSWSQCSKTCGSGVHVREVKCYQGVELGHSCDSALKPEAGQTCEVQACPTEAPVEEVCQDKATANCALVLKVKLCTHWYYRKACCQSCKGKAP, encoded by the exons ATGTACTGTTTTTGGAGCGCACGATTCGGTATTATTCTTATTCACAGCGCTGTCTTCCTATTCGGAACTTTTGAGAGAGCATCCACCAGCAACATTAAG GACAGTAGTGACGGGAGGGAGGAGGTCCAGCGGCAGAGCCGGCACAGCCAGAGGTACCAGATCCGGGGACAGCAGCCCGACGAGGTGGCCCAGTGGTGGGGAGAGTGGAGCAGCTGGTCCACCTGCTCCAGGACCTGTGGAGGAGGGGTGCGCTCTCAGGAACGACActgtctgcagcagag ACTCACTGccacacagaacatcaacagCTCCTTCTGTGTCGGATCTCCGAAGCAGTATCAGCTATGTCCATTTCAG CCCTGTGTCAGTACCAGTGTTAGCTTCAAGCAGCAGCAGTGCTCCCAGTTCAACGCCAAAGCCTTCGGCAGGAGACACTACGAGTGGGTGCCCCTCTATCCAG ATGACTACATCAGTATCTCCAACAAGCCGTGTGACCTACAGTGCACCAGCACCACAGGGGAGAGGCAGCTGCTGGTCCCGGCCCACGACGGAACCTACTGCCGGGACGGCATCTACCAGGGCGTCTGCATCGAGGGCCAGTGTCAG ACGGTGGGTTGTGACGGGAAGCTTTACTCCAGTAAAACGGTAGATACGTGCGGTGTGTGTGGCGGGAATGGCAGCTCCTGCTACAGAGTGTCTGGATCTCACCGGAAAGGGAGCACACAGTTAG GTTATGTGTTTATCACCAACATTCCTGTTGGTGCCACCGACATCCAGATCATTGAGAGACGGAAAACCGAAAATATACTGG CCCTATCCGATGAAGCAGGACACTTCTTTTTCAATGGGAACACAATTATCGACAATCCCCGTAACTTCCGTGTTGCTGGCACAGTCTTCAAGTACAGGAGACCCGCTAACCTCTTATCAGATGGATTTGAGTACATCATCGCCCAAGGACCCACTGACCAGGGGCTAAACGTCATG TACTACAACCTGAACGGAAAGATGCCCCACATCACATACGAGTACACCGTACCTCGCACCCCAGAAGCCCGCACAACAACCCCAGTAGCCTCGCCTCCAGAGGAGGTCCAGATACGAGCACTGTCCGTTGTCGAACCAGCGGTCCCAGAACCATGGCCCCCGGTGGCCCAAGAAACAATGGCCAACGCCACTGCCACTGAACTCTCCTTCAATGACAATGAGATTGAGGCCAGCGAGGACTATGGGAAGCTGGGAAACCACAGTGGTGTTCGGGTCCTGGACAACCCCCCGGAGGTCGACCATGACCTGGATCATGACCATGAAGGTCTTGTGTGGGAACTACAGGCTCCTCTCAACCTCAGTCAACCACCAGCCATGCTGGTGTTCAAACCGGCCAGTGAGATCCACCACAACAACCTGGAGAATAAGCTGGGAGACCAGGGACATCCTGCACCTGCTAACTACA GGACAGACTCAAACTTGATCGATGGCGACTCTCCTGGTCCCAACGGCACCCACCGACCATCCAAGCCTCTCCACAGGAGCCTGTTCCTGGACCTGGTCTCTGAGCCAGGAGGCCTCAGACAACCCTGCCAAGATGGCTCCAACCTCTGCCCTCTCCTGGAACTCAACACCAGCTCCTCCCTGGACAACAGCCTGGCCCAGCTGGAGATCTACCCAGGCAGCCTCAACCTCCACGAGGCCACAGCTGAGGACAACGCCCCCTATGGACTCCTTTTCGAACCAGAGCCCAACGGGACAGAGAGTTCCAACCTCGTCAACCTCCACCAGGTAGAGCCGGTACAGGCCCCCGACACAGAGAG CAATGAGTTTGAGGTGGGATTGCTTGACCGTGACATCAGCCTTGCTGACATGTACAGATGGAAGGTATCTGCGTATGCACCCTGCAGTTCAACATGTACCACAG GTATCAGTACGTCCTACGCCCTGTGTGTCCGGTATGACGGCTCTGAGGTGGACGAGACTTACTGTGACGCTGTGACCAGACCTGAACCCACACACGAGTTCTGCACCGGGAAGGAGTGTCCACCAAG GTGGGAGACCAGTCGGTGGAGTGAGTGTTCGAGGACGTGCGGCGAGGGTTACCAGTTCCGTACGGTGCGCTGCTGGAAGATGATGGCGCCAGGCTTCGACAGCTCTGTGTATGACGAGCTGTGTGTGGCTGCAGAGCTGCAGAAACCAATGGCACGCAAGGCCTGCAAGAGCAAAGGCTGTGGCCCACAGTGGGAAGTCTCTGACTGGTCTGAG TGTTCCGCTCGTTGTGGGGGACGTGGTTTGAGGAGTCGGGAGGTGCGCTGCTCCATGGAGACGCGCCTGTGTAACGAATCCTCGCGGCCACTCAGTGAGAAGGAGTGCGAGGGACCGCCCTGTGACCGCAAGTGGACCGTTTCGGACTGGGGCCCT TGTTCAGGGGCCTGTGGCGAGGGCAGGATGACGCGCTACGTGGCGTGCAAGAACAGCAACGGCAACGTGATCTCTGACGGCCAGTGCGACCTGGACCTCAAGCCCCTGGCCGTGTACCCCTGTGGGGACAAGAACTGCCCGGCGCACTGGGTAGAGCAGGAGTGGGAACAG TGTAACACCACCTGTGGGCGGGGGGTGAAAACGCGGCAGGTGGTGTGTTCCGGCCTGGAGGACGGCGTGTTCAAGGAGTTCCACGGGCAGACGTGTGACTCCGCCCTCAAACCCGAGGAGAGCTCCGCCTGCTTCGAGAGGCCCTGCTCCAAGTGGTTCACCACTTCCTGGTCTCAG TGCAGTAAGACATGTGGCAGCGGGGTGCACGTTCGGGAGGTGAAGTGCTACCAGGGGGTGGAGCTAGGCCACAGCTGTGATTCTGCCCTCAAACCTGAGGCCGGGCAGACGTGTGAGGTGCAGGCCTGTCCCACAGAGGCCCCAG TTGAAGAGGTGTGTCAGGACAAGGCTACGGCCAACTGTGCCCTGGTGCTGAAGGTGAAGCTGTGTACACACTGGTACTACAGGAAGGCCTGCTGCCAGTCCTGTAAGGGCAAGGCCCCGTAA